In one Moritella sp. 5 genomic region, the following are encoded:
- a CDS encoding DUF3037 domain-containing protein, whose translation MSMSCLYAIVRFAPYAETSEFANVGIVLCVPQTGFIGFKLAPPRFKRVSQFFDDLDNKLFSATRNNIEKELCRLQEYAHKVSERQLADVFIELIRERESIIRFGEVRSALLKGDPQEFIEKLYKQFIGRDFLTKEYRENVMVKDIRNSLRQKGVPKFKEDKIANELFEATFPLVNRDNSPKIIKPLAFQQSTTTKIIEHGELWHWKVKRLIKTGSLDEKNVLLPFEEPKCGTEKLKRAYQEVVTGFKELNVQVCDFKDKNELMKFATRDLSPDKFKLI comes from the coding sequence ATGAGTATGAGTTGTTTATACGCAATAGTCAGGTTTGCCCCTTATGCAGAAACAAGTGAGTTTGCTAATGTAGGCATTGTGCTTTGCGTTCCACAAACGGGTTTTATTGGTTTTAAATTAGCTCCTCCAAGATTTAAAAGAGTAAGTCAATTTTTTGATGATCTAGATAATAAACTTTTTAGTGCCACAAGAAATAATATAGAAAAAGAACTCTGTCGATTACAAGAATATGCTCATAAAGTAAGTGAACGACAGTTAGCTGATGTTTTTATTGAACTTATCAGAGAGCGAGAAAGTATTATTCGCTTTGGAGAAGTTCGCAGCGCTTTGCTTAAAGGTGATCCCCAGGAATTTATTGAAAAACTCTATAAGCAATTTATTGGAAGAGATTTTCTGACTAAAGAATATCGAGAAAATGTAATGGTTAAAGATATTCGGAATAGCTTGAGGCAAAAAGGTGTTCCAAAGTTTAAAGAAGATAAAATAGCCAATGAGTTGTTTGAGGCTACTTTCCCTTTAGTTAATAGAGATAATTCACCTAAAATTATTAAACCTTTGGCATTCCAACAATCAACGACAACAAAGATCATTGAGCATGGTGAGCTTTGGCACTGGAAAGTAAAAAGATTAATTAAGACTGGTAGTTTAGATGAAAAAAATGTTTTATTACCTTTTGAAGAACCTAAGTGTGGAACTGAAAAACTGAAAAGGGCTTACCAAGAAGTTGTAACTGGCTTTAAAGAATTAAATGTTCAAGTTTGTGATTTTAAAGATAAAAATGAATTAATGAAATTCGCGACTCGTGATCTTAGTCCTGATAAGTTTAAACTAATCTAG
- the gcvP gene encoding aminomethyl-transferring glycine dehydrogenase, which produces MKTHTPLAQLEQIDNFARRHIGPCETETKEMLAKVGADSLEDLIQQTVPSSILLAEDIVAGHQLSEVAALQELKAIAAKNTVNKSYIGMGYYGTNVPNVILRNVFENPGWYTAYTPYQPEIAQGRLEALLNFQTMTCDLTGMDLASASLLDEATAAAEAMAMCKRVSKNKKCDNFFIADSVHPQVADVMIERAEHFGFTVIQGPAETAPEHDLFGAVLQYPGTDGDVTDISDIIAAIQAKKGVVAVGSDLLALTRIKSPAELGADMAFGSSQRFGVPMGYGGPHAAFFASCDKHKRSMPGRIIGVSKDTHGKPALRMAMQTREQHIRREKANSNICTAQVLLANMAGFYATYHGPEGLKDIAKRVHRFTDLLAAGLVKGGLSLTNNTWFDTITVQLDNDQLDNKEKVVTRALAAGINFRLDAEHEVGISLDETITQADLATLFDVLLGDDHGISVDALEAELAATGSTSIPAELERESAFLTHPVFNTHHSETEMLRYIKSLENKDLALNHSMISLGSCTMKLNAVAEMIPVTWPEFSNMHPFCPADQAVGYKVMIDLLEDWLVSITGYDSICMQPNSGAQGEYAGLLAIHKYHESRGESHRNICLIPSSAHGTNPASAQMAGLKVVVTKCDVNGNVDVADLREKAEELKDNLSCIMITYPSTHGVYEETIKEICGIIHDNGGQVYMDGANMNAQVALTSPGSMGSDVSHLNLHKTFAIPHGGGGPGMGPIGVKAHLAPFVAGHAVADTGKESRNNGAVSAAQFGSASILPITWMYINMLGTAGLKRSTQTAILNANYLAQNLDPLFPVLYKGRNDRVAHECIVDLRPLKETTGITESDVAKRLMDYGFHSPTMSFPVAGTLMIEPTESESKAELDRFIEAMTSIRAEIAKVESGEWTAEQSPLHNAPHTLADIVDANWERAYDRETAVYPASYVKKDKFWPTVNRIDDVYGDRNLFCSCPPVESYND; this is translated from the coding sequence ATGAAAACCCATACCCCACTTGCCCAGTTAGAGCAGATTGATAATTTCGCCCGTCGCCACATCGGTCCTTGCGAAACAGAAACTAAAGAAATGCTAGCGAAAGTTGGCGCAGACTCTTTAGAAGACCTTATTCAACAAACAGTACCAAGCTCGATCTTATTGGCAGAAGACATTGTTGCTGGCCATCAGTTATCTGAAGTTGCAGCACTGCAAGAATTAAAAGCCATCGCAGCCAAAAACACAGTCAATAAAAGCTACATTGGTATGGGCTATTACGGTACGAATGTGCCGAATGTTATCCTACGTAACGTATTCGAAAATCCAGGCTGGTACACGGCATACACGCCTTACCAACCAGAGATTGCACAAGGTCGTTTAGAAGCACTTCTTAACTTCCAAACCATGACTTGTGACCTAACAGGCATGGATTTAGCAAGCGCATCTTTACTTGACGAAGCAACAGCAGCCGCTGAAGCAATGGCAATGTGTAAGCGTGTTTCTAAAAACAAAAAATGTGATAACTTCTTTATCGCCGACAGCGTACACCCACAAGTAGCTGACGTGATGATCGAACGTGCAGAGCACTTCGGTTTCACTGTCATTCAAGGCCCTGCAGAAACAGCGCCTGAGCATGACTTGTTTGGTGCGGTACTACAGTACCCAGGTACAGACGGTGATGTAACAGACATCAGCGATATTATTGCGGCTATCCAAGCTAAAAAAGGTGTTGTTGCAGTGGGTTCTGATCTACTTGCTCTTACACGCATTAAGTCACCTGCAGAGCTAGGTGCTGACATGGCGTTTGGTAGTTCACAACGCTTTGGTGTACCAATGGGTTATGGCGGTCCACACGCTGCATTCTTCGCAAGCTGTGACAAACATAAGCGTTCTATGCCGGGTCGTATCATTGGTGTTTCTAAAGACACTCATGGTAAACCTGCACTGCGTATGGCAATGCAAACGCGCGAGCAACACATCCGCCGCGAAAAAGCTAACTCAAACATTTGTACTGCACAGGTATTACTAGCGAACATGGCTGGTTTCTACGCAACGTATCACGGTCCAGAAGGCCTTAAAGATATTGCTAAGCGTGTACACCGTTTCACTGATTTATTAGCCGCTGGTCTTGTTAAAGGCGGTTTAAGCCTGACTAACAATACCTGGTTCGATACAATCACAGTACAGTTAGACAACGATCAGTTAGATAACAAAGAGAAAGTGGTTACTCGTGCATTAGCAGCGGGCATTAACTTCCGTCTTGACGCTGAACATGAAGTTGGTATCAGCTTAGATGAAACAATCACGCAAGCAGACCTAGCGACATTATTCGACGTACTATTGGGCGATGACCATGGTATCTCGGTTGATGCGCTAGAAGCTGAACTAGCAGCAACTGGTAGCACGTCTATCCCAGCTGAACTTGAGCGTGAATCAGCATTCCTAACACACCCAGTATTTAATACGCACCATTCTGAAACAGAAATGCTGCGTTATATTAAATCTCTGGAAAATAAAGATTTAGCCCTTAACCATTCAATGATTTCATTAGGTTCTTGTACCATGAAACTGAATGCGGTTGCCGAAATGATCCCAGTAACATGGCCTGAATTTAGCAACATGCACCCGTTCTGCCCAGCAGATCAAGCGGTTGGTTATAAAGTGATGATTGACCTGTTAGAAGACTGGTTAGTTAGCATCACAGGTTACGATTCAATTTGTATGCAGCCTAACTCGGGTGCTCAAGGTGAATACGCAGGTCTATTAGCGATTCACAAATACCATGAGTCACGTGGCGAATCACATCGTAACATCTGTCTGATCCCTAGCTCTGCGCACGGTACTAACCCTGCATCAGCGCAAATGGCGGGTCTGAAAGTCGTCGTTACTAAGTGTGATGTAAACGGTAACGTTGACGTTGCTGACTTACGTGAAAAAGCGGAAGAGCTAAAAGACAATCTTTCTTGCATCATGATCACGTACCCATCGACACACGGTGTATACGAAGAAACGATTAAAGAAATCTGTGGCATCATTCATGACAACGGCGGCCAAGTTTATATGGACGGCGCGAACATGAACGCACAGGTTGCATTAACATCACCGGGCTCTATGGGTTCTGATGTTTCTCACCTTAACTTACACAAAACATTCGCTATTCCACACGGTGGCGGTGGTCCAGGTATGGGTCCTATCGGCGTTAAAGCGCACTTGGCACCTTTTGTTGCTGGTCACGCGGTTGCTGACACAGGTAAAGAAAGCCGTAACAACGGTGCGGTATCTGCTGCACAGTTCGGTAGCGCAAGTATCTTGCCGATTACGTGGATGTACATCAACATGCTAGGTACAGCAGGTCTGAAACGTTCTACACAGACAGCTATTTTAAACGCTAACTATCTGGCTCAAAACTTAGACCCACTGTTCCCAGTACTTTATAAAGGCCGTAATGATCGCGTAGCGCACGAGTGCATCGTTGATTTACGCCCACTTAAAGAAACAACGGGTATTACCGAGTCTGATGTTGCTAAACGTTTAATGGATTATGGTTTCCACTCGCCAACAATGAGCTTCCCAGTTGCGGGTACGCTAATGATTGAGCCGACTGAATCAGAATCTAAAGCTGAACTAGATCGCTTCATCGAAGCAATGACCAGCATCCGTGCCGAGATTGCAAAAGTTGAATCGGGTGAGTGGACTGCAGAACAAAGCCCACTCCATAACGCACCACACACACTAGCCGATATTGTTGACGCTAACTGGGAGCGTGCTTATGACCGTGAAACTGCGGTTTACCCTGCATCTTACGTGAAGAAAGACAAGTTCTGGCCTACAGTAAACCGCATCGATGATGTGTATGGCGACCGTAACTTATTCTGCTCATGCCCACCCGTTGAATCGTATAACGATTAA
- the ubiH gene encoding 2-octaprenyl-6-methoxyphenyl hydroxylase, with amino-acid sequence MSVVEYDIAIVGAGMVGATLAHAVSQIKREDGRQLSIALIDANPPTTSNHPGFDARVIALSYGSQKILTQFNLWNKIAPTATAIKHIHVSDRGHWGITRLDHSEYNLPALGQVIELQTAGHIFQQDLAEIKNINWYCPNQLVSLDRQVSYTDLILDDGQKIRCKLLVGADGNNSMVRQLTNVPIEVTDFEQTAIIANVSLSQPHEGKAFERFTDTGPLALLPMTEQRSSLVWSVRSDEVDTIMSLSDDAFLSRLQQRFGYRLGKLTKVGQRFSYPLLLTEALEPTQHRSVVIGNAAHALHPIAGQGYNLGLRDVAVLHHQIEQAFASDQDIGAQAVTKGYWHKRQGDHQTTIWMTTSLATLFANNYAPLVAGRNLALHTMGYKPEYKRALARQALGAFKLF; translated from the coding sequence ATGTCAGTGGTTGAATATGATATTGCAATTGTTGGTGCCGGTATGGTCGGTGCGACACTTGCACACGCCGTAAGCCAAATAAAACGCGAAGATGGCCGTCAATTATCGATAGCCTTAATTGATGCTAATCCACCAACTACCAGTAATCATCCTGGTTTTGATGCGCGTGTGATTGCATTATCTTACGGTTCACAAAAGATCTTAACCCAATTCAATTTGTGGAATAAGATCGCACCGACCGCAACGGCCATTAAGCATATTCATGTGTCTGATCGTGGCCACTGGGGGATCACCCGTCTCGATCACAGTGAATACAATTTGCCTGCATTAGGGCAAGTGATCGAACTGCAAACCGCAGGGCATATATTCCAACAAGATCTTGCCGAGATTAAGAACATCAATTGGTACTGCCCCAATCAGTTAGTCAGCCTGGATCGTCAAGTGAGTTATACCGATCTTATTCTCGATGACGGCCAGAAAATACGCTGTAAACTATTGGTCGGTGCCGATGGTAACAATTCAATGGTACGCCAGTTAACCAATGTACCCATTGAAGTGACCGACTTTGAACAAACCGCGATCATTGCCAATGTGAGTTTGAGCCAACCCCATGAAGGTAAAGCTTTCGAGCGTTTTACTGACACGGGACCGTTGGCACTGCTACCGATGACAGAGCAACGCAGTTCGTTAGTCTGGTCAGTGCGCAGTGACGAAGTCGATACGATCATGTCCTTGAGTGATGATGCATTCTTATCTCGTTTACAGCAGCGTTTTGGCTATCGCTTAGGGAAGCTCACCAAAGTCGGCCAACGTTTTTCATACCCGTTGTTATTAACAGAAGCGCTAGAGCCAACCCAACATCGTAGTGTTGTGATTGGTAACGCTGCGCATGCATTACACCCCATTGCGGGTCAAGGTTATAACCTTGGACTACGTGATGTTGCAGTATTGCATCACCAAATTGAACAAGCATTTGCAAGCGACCAAGACATCGGTGCTCAAGCAGTGACGAAAGGTTACTGGCACAAGCGTCAAGGCGATCACCAAACCACTATTTGGATGACAACCTCATTAGCGACGCTCTTTGCTAACAATTATGCACCGCTGGTGGCAGGGCGTAATTTAGCGCTACATACCATGGGTTACAAACCTGAATATAAACGCGCATTAGCACGTCAAGCACTTGGCGCATTCAAGTTATTTTAA
- a CDS encoding tyrosine-type recombinase/integrase has product MSHVLRHTFANHFMINGGNILVLQRILGHASIVDAMKYSYFTPEY; this is encoded by the coding sequence ATGAGCCATGTGTTAAGGCACACGTTTGCGAATCACTTTATGATTAATGGCGGGAATATTCTGGTGCTGCAGCGAATACTTGGACACGCATCAATTGTTGATGCGATGAAATATTCATATTTTACACCAGAGTATTGA
- a CDS encoding HipA family kinase yields the protein MPDILELDVEELVRRSTQGATSPWISRLSDDNTYYIKGVQALHKGLIIEYLCAQLGRSLGIPIPSTTIAYLDMNLLRYNSEAKKDFGEESCYVFASQEVKSLTELKVIDLESMNPQVAKLLFFFDYLIQNEDRMLTENGGNPNLFINPINSDMTVFDHNLAFDVNYDFENNKNFHACREFWYEAQLELNFKHEMLEQLPIAIAELAEYAKGIPQEWLDSCDGLLNEIFTKLNLYKTALFWEALQ from the coding sequence TTGCCAGATATTCTTGAATTAGACGTAGAGGAATTGGTTCGAAGATCAACGCAAGGTGCTACAAGCCCTTGGATTAGTCGCTTGTCGGATGATAATACTTACTACATTAAAGGTGTCCAAGCTCTCCATAAAGGGCTGATCATTGAGTATCTTTGTGCTCAATTAGGGCGTTCGCTGGGTATACCGATTCCAAGCACAACTATTGCTTATCTCGATATGAATTTACTCCGTTATAATTCAGAAGCGAAGAAAGATTTTGGTGAGGAAAGCTGTTATGTTTTTGCCTCTCAAGAAGTTAAGAGCCTAACTGAGCTTAAGGTTATTGATTTAGAGTCTATGAATCCACAGGTTGCTAAATTATTATTCTTTTTTGATTATTTAATCCAAAATGAAGATCGTATGCTTACTGAAAATGGAGGTAATCCGAATTTATTTATTAACCCAATAAATTCTGATATGACAGTATTTGATCATAATTTAGCGTTCGATGTAAATTATGATTTTGAAAATAATAAGAATTTTCATGCATGTCGAGAATTTTGGTATGAGGCTCAGTTAGAACTCAATTTTAAACATGAGATGTTAGAGCAATTGCCGATTGCTATAGCTGAACTTGCTGAGTATGCTAAAGGTATACCACAAGAGTGGTTAGATAGTTGCGATGGACTATTAAACGAAATTTTTACTAAGCTTAATTTATATAAAACAGCACTTTTCTGGGAGGCATTACAATGA
- a CDS encoding UPF0149 family protein: MDKVKLPLFADVNAQLQQSDLLVNPADVHGVICGLLCGGIKLDNKAWLAPFDELINEGLGIPDSVASVLTEVYKASAAALEDMTLGFELLIPDMDQPLETRMEALAEWLQGFLGGFGMVHSASTKASDEVKELITDFASIAQLDVDGGDDSNEAEEAFYEIVEYVRMGATYCFNELSDGDTNAAPVLH; encoded by the coding sequence ATGGATAAAGTTAAACTTCCTCTTTTTGCTGACGTAAACGCGCAGCTACAACAAAGTGATTTATTAGTGAACCCTGCCGATGTGCACGGCGTGATCTGTGGTTTGTTATGTGGTGGTATCAAGCTAGACAACAAAGCCTGGTTAGCACCGTTTGATGAGTTAATTAACGAAGGCCTTGGTATCCCTGATTCAGTGGCGTCAGTATTAACTGAGGTTTATAAGGCTAGCGCAGCAGCATTAGAAGACATGACGTTAGGTTTTGAATTGTTGATCCCAGATATGGATCAACCATTAGAAACACGCATGGAAGCATTAGCCGAATGGCTGCAAGGTTTCCTTGGTGGTTTTGGCATGGTGCATTCAGCATCAACGAAAGCCAGCGATGAAGTGAAAGAATTGATTACTGACTTTGCGAGTATTGCGCAACTGGACGTAGATGGTGGAGATGATAGCAACGAAGCAGAAGAAGCATTTTACGAGATCGTAGAATACGTGCGTATGGGCGCAACTTATTGCTTTAACGAATTAAGTGATGGCGATACTAACGCAGCACCTGTGCTACATTAA
- a CDS encoding FAD-dependent 2-octaprenylphenol hydroxylase gives MQSYDIAVVGGGMVGLAFAAALKETTLKIVVIEGNELNRELGESPELRVSALSRASQNILQNLDAWAGIESRRHQAYNAMQVWDRNGFGQINFDGDALMTDTLGHLVENKVIQLALLEQIEKASNITLLTGTRIRKLSRANDAAWLTLEDQDPVYAKLIVGADGANSWTRAQVNIPLTTWDYNHHAIVANIRTVEPHQSCARQIFNPEGPLAFLPLWQPDLCSIVWSLPPERATELLAMDETEFNKQLTVAFDGRLGLCKVEGQRQAFPLKMRYARSFAAERVALIGDAAHTIHPLAGQGVNLGLLDAASLAQCVLENHRANKDIGTHAHLRKFERWRKAEAAVMISSMEGLKRLFSGGHPAKRIFRDIGLTLSNTLPGLKQSFIKRAMGLDGELPELAKLEHNS, from the coding sequence ATGCAATCTTATGATATTGCGGTTGTTGGCGGTGGCATGGTTGGTCTTGCTTTTGCTGCTGCATTGAAGGAAACCACGCTTAAGATCGTGGTTATCGAAGGTAATGAACTTAATCGAGAATTAGGTGAATCACCTGAATTACGCGTGAGTGCGCTAAGCCGCGCAAGCCAAAACATATTACAAAATTTAGATGCATGGGCGGGTATCGAAAGTCGCCGCCATCAAGCGTATAACGCCATGCAAGTTTGGGATCGTAACGGTTTTGGCCAGATCAACTTTGACGGCGATGCACTAATGACAGACACATTAGGTCATTTAGTTGAAAACAAAGTGATCCAATTAGCACTGCTAGAGCAAATTGAAAAAGCCAGCAACATTACCTTATTAACGGGTACTCGTATTCGTAAACTTAGTCGTGCTAACGATGCAGCTTGGTTAACCTTAGAAGATCAAGATCCTGTGTATGCGAAGCTGATTGTGGGTGCTGATGGCGCCAACTCATGGACGCGTGCACAAGTGAATATTCCGCTGACGACATGGGATTATAATCACCATGCCATTGTCGCTAATATTCGCACTGTTGAACCGCATCAATCCTGCGCCCGTCAGATCTTCAACCCAGAAGGGCCGTTAGCGTTTTTACCGTTATGGCAACCGGATCTGTGTTCGATCGTCTGGTCACTACCGCCAGAGCGTGCCACTGAATTGTTAGCAATGGACGAAACCGAATTCAACAAACAACTGACAGTGGCGTTTGATGGCCGTTTAGGGCTGTGCAAAGTTGAAGGTCAACGTCAGGCATTCCCACTTAAAATGCGTTATGCCCGTAGTTTTGCTGCCGAGCGAGTCGCATTAATTGGTGACGCTGCGCATACTATTCATCCATTAGCAGGGCAGGGTGTTAACCTTGGTTTGTTAGACGCGGCAAGTTTGGCGCAATGTGTATTAGAAAATCATCGCGCGAACAAAGATATTGGCACCCATGCCCATTTGCGTAAATTTGAACGCTGGCGTAAAGCCGAAGCGGCAGTGATGATCTCGAGCATGGAAGGGTTAAAGCGTTTGTTTAGTGGTGGTCATCCGGCGAAACGTATTTTCCGTGATATTGGTCTAACCTTATCCAATACATTACCTGGGCTAAAGCAAAGCTTCATTAAACGTGCCATGGGGTTAGATGGTGAGTTGCCTGAGCTGGCTAAATTAGAGCACAATAGCTAA
- a CDS encoding tetratricopeptide repeat protein yields MSLINKLTAKLGSKPSAAVTPIVLPEAAFTREQHVQRNTQFSQTYHAYTDPQQAFEFCRAQADEGVVTALYLLALQYEQGDGQQTYLRQAISCYQRAADCQHPESLFNLALLQLQGQLGKPNAVLAFSYFEQAAKLGLVQAQYNLASMLDQGSGCFKDHIAAFDWYNKAAEQGYTQAWQNIAVMYYRGEGVEPDKLKAYAWTLLAAKAGVEEAIAAEPEMTQALNSTEILVGKALFDHLQQGFLAYLPIETRFEG; encoded by the coding sequence ATGTCTTTAATAAACAAATTAACAGCCAAGTTAGGCAGTAAGCCGAGTGCCGCTGTAACACCTATAGTGTTGCCTGAAGCAGCGTTTACTCGCGAACAGCATGTGCAACGTAATACCCAGTTCAGCCAAACTTACCATGCCTATACGGACCCACAACAAGCGTTTGAATTTTGTCGTGCACAAGCCGATGAAGGTGTGGTGACGGCCTTGTATTTATTAGCATTACAGTATGAGCAAGGTGATGGTCAGCAAACTTATTTGCGCCAAGCGATAAGCTGTTATCAACGTGCTGCCGATTGTCAGCACCCTGAGTCACTGTTTAATTTGGCATTGCTACAATTACAAGGGCAGCTGGGTAAGCCGAATGCTGTGCTGGCGTTCAGTTATTTTGAGCAAGCAGCAAAATTAGGCTTGGTACAGGCGCAGTATAATTTGGCCAGTATGCTGGATCAGGGCTCGGGTTGTTTTAAAGATCATATCGCTGCATTTGATTGGTACAACAAAGCAGCTGAACAAGGTTATACCCAAGCATGGCAGAACATTGCGGTCATGTATTATCGCGGAGAAGGTGTTGAACCCGATAAATTAAAGGCGTATGCGTGGACATTATTAGCGGCTAAAGCCGGTGTTGAAGAAGCGATCGCCGCAGAACCAGAGATGACACAAGCGTTAAACTCAACCGAAATACTGGTGGGTAAAGCGCTGTTTGATCACTTACAACAAGGCTTTTTAGCTTATTTACCAATCGAAACCAGATTCGAAGGATAG
- the gcvH gene encoding glycine cleavage system protein GcvH, producing the protein MSNIPAELKFAPSHEWVRNEGDGTYTVGISDHAQGLLGDMVFIDLPDVGDDVEAGEDCAVGESVKAASDIYAPISGEIVAINEELEDSPELVNSDAFGEGWLFRVKASDESELAALLDADGYAESIED; encoded by the coding sequence ATGAGTAATATCCCAGCTGAATTAAAATTTGCACCTTCACACGAATGGGTTCGTAACGAAGGTGACGGTACTTATACTGTCGGTATTTCTGACCATGCTCAAGGCCTTCTAGGTGACATGGTATTCATTGATTTACCCGATGTTGGCGACGACGTTGAAGCTGGCGAAGATTGCGCAGTAGGCGAGTCTGTTAAAGCCGCATCAGATATCTACGCACCAATCAGTGGTGAAATTGTAGCAATCAATGAAGAATTAGAAGATTCTCCAGAGTTAGTAAACTCAGATGCATTCGGCGAAGGCTGGTTGTTCCGAGTTAAAGCTTCTGACGAAAGCGAACTCGCCGCGCTGTTAGACGCTGACGGTTATGCTGAGTCAATCGAAGACTAA
- the gcvT gene encoding glycine cleavage system aminomethyltransferase GcvT: MAQQTVLFPKHVEAGAKMVDFHGWDMPINYGSQIAEHNAVREDAGMFDVSHMTIVDIKGADAKSFLRYLLANDVAKLTVSGKALYTGMLQQDGGVIDDLIVYFFNDEYYRLVVNSATRVKDLAWINKQAAEFSVDVTELPELSMIAVQGPKAKEKAATVFTAEQNAAVEGMKPFFGVQAGSLFIATTGYTGEAGYEIVVPQDEACDLWQKLVDAGVQPAGLGARDTLRLEAGMNLYGLDMDETVSPLAANMGWTIAWEPQERDFIGRAALTAQKAEGTDKLVGLVLEAKGVLRTGQKVVFTNAAGEACEGVITSGSFSPTLGFSIAFARVPASIGETAEVEMRKKLITVAVTKPAFVRNGKKLV; this comes from the coding sequence ATGGCTCAACAAACAGTACTGTTCCCGAAGCACGTAGAAGCAGGGGCAAAAATGGTGGACTTTCATGGTTGGGATATGCCAATCAATTACGGTTCCCAGATTGCTGAACATAATGCTGTACGCGAAGATGCGGGTATGTTCGATGTGTCACACATGACCATCGTTGATATCAAAGGCGCTGACGCTAAGTCGTTCTTACGTTATTTACTTGCCAATGACGTGGCAAAATTAACTGTTTCTGGTAAAGCTCTATATACCGGAATGTTACAACAAGATGGTGGGGTTATTGATGACCTTATCGTTTACTTCTTCAATGATGAATACTACCGTTTAGTGGTGAATTCAGCGACTCGTGTTAAAGATTTAGCATGGATCAACAAACAAGCTGCAGAATTTTCTGTAGACGTTACTGAATTACCTGAACTGTCTATGATTGCAGTACAGGGCCCGAAAGCCAAAGAAAAAGCCGCTACTGTATTTACTGCTGAGCAAAACGCCGCAGTGGAAGGCATGAAGCCATTCTTTGGTGTACAAGCGGGTAGTTTGTTTATTGCTACAACGGGTTATACCGGTGAAGCAGGTTATGAGATTGTCGTACCACAAGATGAAGCTTGCGATTTATGGCAGAAACTTGTGGACGCAGGGGTTCAACCAGCAGGTCTAGGCGCACGTGACACACTACGTCTAGAAGCAGGCATGAACCTTTATGGTTTAGATATGGATGAAACTGTATCGCCGCTAGCCGCTAACATGGGCTGGACGATTGCTTGGGAACCACAAGAACGTGACTTTATCGGTCGCGCAGCGCTAACTGCTCAAAAAGCAGAAGGCACTGACAAACTTGTTGGTTTAGTACTTGAAGCGAAAGGTGTATTACGTACTGGTCAAAAAGTCGTATTCACTAACGCAGCAGGCGAAGCATGTGAAGGCGTTATCACCAGTGGTAGCTTCTCACCAACACTTGGTTTTAGTATTGCATTTGCACGTGTTCCAGCATCAATCGGTGAAACGGCTGAAGTTGAAATGCGTAAAAAACTTATTACTGTTGCAGTAACTAAACCAGCGTTTGTTCGTAATGGTAAAAAACTAGTTTAG